A stretch of Gemmatimonadota bacterium DNA encodes these proteins:
- a CDS encoding cbb3-type cytochrome c oxidase subunit I: MPRDHFLNAAYSIKSWLLTMDHKRVGLLYLFSITFFFLIGGTFASLIRLELATPEADLMEADQYNVAFSMHGIVMIFFFLIPSIPAVFGNFIMPLMIGAKDVAFPKLNLMSWYLFIFGGTFGVLTTLLGGVDTGWTFYTPFSSTYSNSNVILAGMAAFIAGFSSILTGLNFMVTIHKMRAPGITWFKMPLFVWGMYATSLIMVLGTPVIAITLALMMVERGLHIGIFDPALGGDPVLFQHLFWFYSHPAVYIMILPGMGVISEVIAAFSRKRIFGYEFIAMSSVSIAVLGFFVWGHHLFVSGQSIYAGMVFSFITMLVAVPSAIKVFNWMATIYRGSVSYDAPMLYALGFIGLFSIGGLTGVFLAIMGLDIHMHDTYFVVAHFHYVMVGGAVTAFMAALHFWWPKISGRMYPEAWSRLAAFLIFAGFNLTFFPQFIVGYLGMPRRYHVYPEEWQLLNIMSSAGATILAVAFIVPAIYLLWSLKYGRVSGPNPWRATGLEWILSSPPPEHNFPTTPIVEEEPYDYGEVIENPVHEEEKEHEHA; the protein is encoded by the coding sequence ATGCCCCGCGACCACTTCCTGAACGCGGCCTACTCGATCAAGTCCTGGCTGCTGACGATGGACCACAAGCGCGTGGGGCTGCTGTACCTGTTCTCGATCACCTTCTTCTTCCTGATCGGGGGCACCTTCGCCAGCCTGATCCGCCTGGAACTGGCAACGCCCGAAGCGGACCTCATGGAAGCGGACCAGTACAACGTGGCCTTTTCCATGCACGGCATCGTCATGATCTTCTTCTTCCTGATCCCGTCGATCCCGGCCGTGTTCGGGAACTTCATCATGCCGCTCATGATCGGGGCCAAGGACGTGGCCTTCCCGAAGCTGAACCTGATGAGCTGGTACCTCTTCATCTTCGGCGGTACCTTCGGCGTGCTGACGACCTTGCTCGGTGGCGTGGACACGGGGTGGACCTTCTACACCCCCTTCAGCAGCACCTATTCCAACAGCAACGTGATCCTGGCGGGCATGGCGGCCTTCATCGCCGGATTCTCCTCCATCCTGACCGGGCTGAACTTCATGGTGACCATTCACAAGATGCGGGCGCCGGGCATTACCTGGTTCAAGATGCCCCTCTTCGTGTGGGGCATGTACGCCACGAGCCTGATCATGGTCCTCGGCACGCCGGTCATCGCCATCACGCTCGCTCTCATGATGGTCGAGCGCGGCCTGCACATCGGCATATTCGACCCCGCCCTGGGCGGCGACCCGGTCCTGTTCCAGCACCTGTTCTGGTTCTACTCCCATCCGGCGGTGTACATCATGATCCTGCCCGGCATGGGGGTCATTTCCGAGGTCATCGCCGCCTTCAGCCGCAAGCGGATCTTCGGCTACGAATTCATCGCCATGTCCAGCGTCTCGATCGCGGTCCTGGGCTTCTTCGTCTGGGGCCACCACCTCTTCGTGAGCGGGCAGTCGATCTACGCCGGCATGGTCTTCTCCTTCATCACCATGCTCGTGGCGGTGCCTTCGGCGATCAAGGTGTTCAACTGGATGGCGACCATCTACAGGGGTTCGGTGTCCTATGACGCTCCCATGCTCTACGCCCTGGGTTTCATCGGGCTCTTTTCAATAGGCGGGCTCACCGGCGTGTTCCTGGCCATCATGGGGCTGGACATCCACATGCACGACACGTACTTCGTGGTAGCCCACTTCCACTACGTAATGGTGGGCGGCGCAGTAACGGCCTTCATGGCGGCGCTCCACTTCTGGTGGCCCAAGATTTCCGGCCGCATGTATCCTGAAGCCTGGTCGCGCCTGGCCGCCTTCCTGATCTTCGCCGGGTTCAACCTGACCTTCTTCCCGCAGTTCATCGTGGGCTACCTCGGCATGCCGCGGCGCTATCACGTCTACCCGGAAGAGTGGCAGCTTTTGAACATCATGTCTTCGGCCGGTGCCACCATCCTGGCCGTGGCGTTCATCGTCCCGGCGATCTACCTGCTCTGGTCGCTGAAGTACGGGAGAGTATCCGGTCCCAATCCCTGGCGGGCCACGGGGCTGGAATGGATCCTCTCCTCGCCGCCGCCGGAGCACAACTTCCCGACCACGCCGATCGTGGAAGAGGAGCCGTACGACTACGGCGAGGTGATTGAGAACCCGGTGCACGAGGAAGAGAAAGAGCACGAACACGCGTAA
- a CDS encoding heparan-alpha-glucosaminide N-acetyltransferase domain-containing protein, translating into MAAIDWMRGLVMVLMAIDHASLAFNGGRLGDDSWYAHEAGSALPAAQFFTRWITHLCAPTFVFLAGTALALSFERRRLAGALDRDLDRHLFKRALVILAFELLWWSPFSLQVLFAIAMGLICMIPLRRLSTRTLLIVALSILFLHEALFWSIMHLGGITADMIREVTKMPMPDGDFDQEGMSEAVAQVRSLGWMSVFNPFFHPGLLVKIGPIPLWVQYPFVPWLGMMILGWLLGRYLVQQSVAPTPSPNVSSGPTVDAREGALRSSMPVERLLVIAGLLALGLFVLFRAWNGYGNMLLLREDFSLVQWLYVSKYPPSLTFALLELGLMALILSGFFWYQRYLKGPIRNRNPLLVFGQTAFFFYLIHMHILIFSGLALGMFMQQGLGAAYLAALGVLILLYPVCLWFRRFKARRPKGWVRYI; encoded by the coding sequence ATGGCGGCCATCGACTGGATGCGCGGCCTCGTCATGGTCCTGATGGCCATCGACCACGCCAGCCTGGCGTTCAACGGCGGCCGGCTCGGTGATGATTCGTGGTACGCACACGAAGCGGGGTCCGCGCTCCCCGCCGCCCAGTTCTTCACACGCTGGATAACCCACCTGTGCGCGCCGACCTTCGTCTTCCTGGCCGGGACCGCGCTGGCGCTGAGCTTCGAGCGGCGCCGTCTTGCCGGCGCCCTGGACCGTGACCTGGACCGGCACCTGTTCAAGCGTGCGCTCGTCATCCTCGCCTTCGAACTGCTGTGGTGGTCTCCTTTCAGTCTCCAGGTCCTGTTTGCCATCGCCATGGGGCTGATCTGCATGATACCCCTGCGACGCCTGTCCACCCGCACGTTGCTGATCGTCGCGCTTTCGATCCTGTTCCTGCACGAAGCCTTGTTCTGGAGCATCATGCACCTGGGCGGTATTACGGCCGACATGATCCGCGAGGTGACGAAGATGCCGATGCCGGACGGGGATTTCGATCAGGAAGGGATGAGCGAGGCGGTCGCCCAGGTCCGCAGCCTGGGCTGGATGAGCGTTTTCAACCCGTTTTTTCATCCGGGACTGCTCGTGAAGATCGGCCCCATACCCCTGTGGGTGCAATATCCCTTCGTGCCCTGGCTGGGGATGATGATCCTGGGCTGGTTGCTGGGACGTTACCTGGTGCAACAATCGGTCGCCCCAACGCCGTCGCCCAATGTTTCAAGCGGCCCGACCGTCGATGCGCGCGAAGGCGCGCTACGGTCCTCGATGCCGGTCGAACGCCTGCTGGTCATAGCGGGGCTTCTGGCACTGGGACTGTTCGTGCTGTTCCGCGCCTGGAACGGTTACGGTAACATGTTGCTCCTGCGTGAGGACTTTTCCCTGGTGCAGTGGTTATATGTCAGCAAATACCCGCCAAGCCTGACCTTTGCACTGCTGGAACTGGGCCTGATGGCCCTTATTCTGTCCGGGTTCTTCTGGTACCAGCGCTATCTGAAAGGTCCGATCCGAAACCGGAATCCCCTGCTGGTGTTCGGCCAGACCGCCTTTTTCTTCTACCTGATTCATATGCACATCCTGATCTTCAGCGGTCTGGCTCTGGGCATGTTCATGCAACAGGGTCTGGGTGCCGCCTACCTGGCCGCCCTGGGGGTGCTGATCCTGCTCTATCCGGTGTGTCTGTGGTTCCGCCGATTCAAAGCCCGCCGGCCTAAAGGCTGGGTAAGGTATATCTAA
- a CDS encoding DUF3341 domain-containing protein — protein sequence MNHGPAQPELRGLVAEFENEEAIVEATQKTVDAGYHHIETYTPYPLDELLDIQHLHKNKVALVILIGGLTGCAVGFFMQWFASVIHYPINVGGRPLNSWPAFIPVMFECTVLFASFAALIGMMVMNKLPRPNHPLFDIERFRYATQDRFFLCIEAEDPYFEKDATRQFLEELNPHEVNEVEA from the coding sequence ATGAATCACGGACCCGCCCAGCCCGAACTGCGCGGCCTCGTGGCCGAGTTTGAAAACGAGGAAGCCATCGTGGAAGCCACGCAGAAGACCGTGGACGCCGGGTACCATCATATCGAGACCTACACGCCCTACCCCCTCGACGAATTGCTGGACATCCAGCACCTCCACAAGAACAAGGTGGCGCTGGTGATCCTGATCGGCGGGCTGACCGGATGCGCCGTGGGTTTCTTCATGCAGTGGTTCGCCTCCGTGATCCACTACCCGATCAACGTGGGCGGCCGGCCCCTGAACAGCTGGCCGGCCTTCATCCCGGTCATGTTCGAGTGCACGGTCCTGTTCGCTTCCTTCGCCGCGCTGATCGGCATGATGGTCATGAACAAGCTGCCCCGGCCGAACCATCCGCTTTTCGATATCGAGCGGTTTCGGTACGCCACGCAGGACCGGTTCTTCCTGTGCATCGAGGCGGAAGACCCGTACTTCGAAAAGGACGCGACCCGGCAGTTTCTCGAAGAGCTGAACCCGCACGAGGTGAACGAAGTTGAAGCGTAG
- the nrfD gene encoding polysulfide reductase NrfD, whose protein sequence is MSQQDQAVDIEKVDKYTGDGFVAPEYNNTTVTQKISNIVLRADTPWGWYLAVAVLLPVVGMLGISITWLVLIGTGIWGLNVPVGWGFAIINFVWWIGIGHAGTLISAILHLMRQDWRNSINRFAEAMTIFAVMCAGMFPLLHVGRPWLAYWLLPLPNTMSLWPQWRSPLVWDVFAVSTYFTVSLIFWYMGMIPDLGTLRDRAKHPVVARIYGIFAMGWRGASSHWARYEKAYLILAGLSTPLVLSVHSIVSLDFAVSLIPGWHTTVFPPYFVAGAIYAGFAMVLTLTIPVRHWFGLQGLITTRHLENMGKVTLATGFIVVYGYAMEAFISWYSASPYEGFMMWNRMTGQYAPVYWALIFCNAVSIQILWWKRARRSPLVLFIVSLIVGVGMWLERFVIVVTSLANDYMPSSWDYYAGTIWDWSLYIGTIGFFLFMMCLFIRFLPMIPMSEMKMIIPKHRNKKDA, encoded by the coding sequence TTGTCGCAACAAGATCAGGCAGTCGACATAGAAAAGGTCGACAAGTACACGGGCGATGGTTTCGTAGCGCCCGAGTACAACAATACCACCGTCACGCAGAAGATATCCAACATCGTCCTGCGGGCGGATACGCCGTGGGGCTGGTACCTGGCCGTGGCTGTGTTGCTGCCCGTCGTCGGCATGCTGGGCATTTCCATCACATGGCTGGTGCTGATCGGGACCGGCATCTGGGGCCTGAACGTACCGGTCGGCTGGGGATTCGCCATCATCAACTTCGTCTGGTGGATCGGGATCGGACACGCCGGGACGCTGATCTCCGCCATCCTGCACCTCATGCGGCAGGACTGGCGCAACTCGATCAACCGGTTCGCGGAAGCCATGACGATCTTTGCCGTGATGTGCGCCGGCATGTTCCCGCTGCTCCACGTGGGCCGTCCCTGGCTGGCCTACTGGCTGCTTCCGCTGCCCAACACCATGTCCCTGTGGCCCCAGTGGCGGTCGCCGCTGGTCTGGGACGTCTTCGCCGTGTCCACCTACTTCACCGTTTCCCTGATCTTCTGGTACATGGGGATGATCCCGGATCTCGGCACCCTGCGGGACCGGGCGAAGCATCCCGTTGTCGCGCGGATCTACGGCATATTCGCCATGGGCTGGCGCGGCGCGTCCTCCCACTGGGCCCGTTACGAGAAGGCCTACCTGATCCTGGCCGGCCTTTCCACGCCCCTGGTGCTGTCCGTGCACTCCATCGTTTCGCTCGACTTCGCCGTCTCGCTGATCCCGGGCTGGCATACCACCGTGTTCCCGCCCTACTTCGTGGCCGGCGCCATCTACGCCGGATTCGCCATGGTGCTGACGCTGACCATCCCCGTGCGGCACTGGTTCGGACTGCAGGGACTGATCACGACGCGCCACCTGGAGAACATGGGCAAGGTGACCCTGGCGACGGGCTTCATCGTCGTGTACGGATACGCCATGGAGGCCTTCATATCGTGGTACAGCGCGAGCCCGTACGAAGGGTTCATGATGTGGAACCGCATGACCGGCCAGTACGCGCCGGTTTACTGGGCGCTGATCTTCTGCAACGCCGTCAGCATACAGATTCTCTGGTGGAAGCGCGCCCGCCGAAGTCCCCTCGTGCTGTTTATCGTCTCCCTGATCGTCGGTGTCGGCATGTGGCTGGAACGGTTCGTCATCGTCGTGACCAGCCTGGCCAACGACTACATGCCTTCGTCGTGGGACTACTACGCTGGCACGATCTGGGACTGGAGCCTGTACATCGGGACCATCGGATTCTTCCTGTTCATGATGTGCCTGTTCATCCGGTTCCTGCCCATGATCCCCATGTCCGAGATGAAGATGATCATACCGAAGCACCGGAACAAGAAGGACGCCTGA
- a CDS encoding cytochrome c oxidase subunit 3 family protein, with protein sequence MRHQFDDMDQQNDAASLGMWLFLLTEVMFFGGFFLGYSIYRSEYYESFVIGSQNLDVFLGGLNTVALITSSVTMAFAVRAAQLGKKNHILIFLVLTLVLGLVFMVNKYIEYSHKLHDGLIPGYNFLWTGLGDGQTIQLFYGFYFCMTGTHGLHVLIGLVLIVWLLIRVWQNKFTPEYYAPIENFGLYWHFVDLVWIFLFPLLYLIGGLAV encoded by the coding sequence ATGCGTCATCAGTTCGACGACATGGACCAGCAGAACGATGCCGCGAGCCTGGGGATGTGGCTGTTTCTGCTGACGGAGGTCATGTTCTTCGGCGGGTTCTTCCTGGGATATTCGATCTATCGGAGCGAGTATTACGAATCCTTCGTCATCGGAAGCCAGAATCTCGACGTCTTCCTGGGCGGCCTGAACACCGTCGCCCTGATCACCAGCAGCGTCACCATGGCCTTCGCCGTCCGTGCGGCCCAGCTCGGGAAGAAGAACCACATCCTGATCTTCCTGGTGCTGACCCTCGTACTCGGCCTCGTGTTCATGGTGAACAAGTACATCGAGTATTCCCACAAGCTGCACGACGGCCTCATTCCCGGATACAATTTCCTGTGGACCGGCCTGGGCGACGGGCAGACCATCCAGCTGTTCTACGGCTTCTACTTCTGCATGACCGGGACGCACGGCCTGCACGTTCTCATTGGACTCGTGCTCATCGTCTGGCTGCTGATCCGCGTCTGGCAGAACAAGTTCACCCCCGAGTACTACGCGCCGATCGAAAATTTCGGCCTGTACTGGCACTTTGTCGACCTGGTCTGGATCTTCCTCTTCCCGCTGCTGTACCTCATCGGCGGACTGGCCGTATAG
- the coxB gene encoding cytochrome c oxidase subunit II, translating to MNNQFQLHPEIASTIAFDVDLLYFFVVAVSIFFMALICVLIFVFAMKYRRRTEDQQAETQTHGHLGLEITWSAIPLVLMLIMFAWGVWIFFKVYQIPEGAMEYYVVGKQWMWHIQHPTGQREINEMHVPIDTPVKLTMASEDVIHSFFIPAFRVKNDVIPGRYTSLTFEATKPGKYHLFCAEYCGTEHSLMIGSVYAMEPEDYQDWLGGGVADETPEEAGARLFSQLNCDTCHSDQAGSRGPSLNGKFGTEEVLASGERIVIDEAYIRESIVNPRVRLVAGYPSIMPTYQGQITETNIFNLISYIKSLPSTEGAQ from the coding sequence ATGAACAACCAATTCCAACTGCATCCCGAGATCGCATCAACCATTGCCTTTGACGTCGATTTGCTGTACTTTTTCGTAGTGGCCGTCAGCATTTTCTTCATGGCCCTGATCTGCGTCCTGATCTTCGTCTTCGCCATGAAGTACCGGCGCCGCACCGAGGACCAGCAGGCGGAAACCCAGACGCACGGCCACCTGGGCCTTGAAATCACGTGGTCCGCTATTCCACTCGTTCTCATGCTGATCATGTTTGCCTGGGGCGTCTGGATCTTCTTCAAGGTGTACCAGATCCCCGAAGGCGCCATGGAGTACTACGTGGTGGGCAAGCAGTGGATGTGGCACATACAGCACCCGACGGGACAGCGGGAAATCAACGAAATGCACGTGCCGATCGACACGCCGGTGAAGCTGACCATGGCGTCCGAGGACGTCATACACAGCTTCTTCATCCCGGCGTTCCGGGTGAAGAACGACGTGATCCCCGGAAGGTACACTTCGTTGACCTTCGAAGCGACGAAACCCGGCAAGTACCACCTGTTCTGCGCCGAATACTGCGGCACCGAACACTCGTTGATGATCGGAAGCGTTTACGCCATGGAACCGGAAGACTACCAGGACTGGCTGGGCGGCGGCGTGGCCGACGAGACGCCCGAGGAGGCCGGGGCGCGGCTCTTCTCGCAGCTCAACTGCGATACGTGCCACAGCGACCAGGCCGGGTCCCGGGGGCCGTCCTTGAACGGCAAATTCGGCACGGAGGAAGTCCTTGCCAGCGGTGAACGCATCGTGATCGACGAAGCCTATATCCGGGAATCCATCGTGAATCCCAGGGTCCGCCTCGTGGCCGGCTATCCGTCGATCATGCCGACCTACCAGGGTCAGATCACGGAGACCAACATCTTCAATCTGATTTCCTATATCAAATCGCTGCCGAGTACGGAGGGCGCCCAATGA
- a CDS encoding SCO family protein — protein sequence MMTRKPYRFAAVAAGLIAVAVLLTTPGGAYGQEGESGPAVMKDIGTGPGLDASATPEILRHVGIEQRIGVSLPLDLEFNDETGTPVSLGNYFGDKPVILTLVYYDCPMLCTEVLNGLNRSLAPLNYSIGEEFEVVTVSFDPRESPTLASQKKAVYTQRYGRPGTGEGWHFLTGEAPAIDALTESVGFNYVYDETEGQFVHGSAIMIISPKGTVSHYFFGIEYPSEDIRLAIIESSEEKLGNVFDQIMLYCFNYDPEQGRYGVAIMNAMRLAGLATLLAMGSFMVVMFKRDRRRRRERIERGEDA from the coding sequence ATGATGACCCGCAAACCATACAGATTTGCCGCTGTCGCCGCGGGACTCATCGCGGTCGCGGTCCTGCTCACCACGCCTGGCGGGGCCTACGGGCAGGAAGGCGAGAGCGGCCCGGCCGTCATGAAGGATATCGGCACGGGACCCGGCCTGGACGCGAGCGCCACGCCCGAAATCCTCAGGCACGTGGGCATCGAACAGAGAATCGGCGTCTCCCTGCCCCTGGATCTGGAGTTCAACGACGAAACGGGCACGCCGGTAAGCCTGGGCAACTACTTCGGCGACAAGCCGGTCATCCTGACGCTGGTCTACTACGACTGCCCCATGCTGTGCACGGAGGTGCTCAACGGGCTCAACCGGAGCCTGGCCCCTCTGAATTACAGTATCGGGGAGGAATTCGAGGTCGTGACCGTCAGTTTCGACCCCCGGGAATCCCCGACGCTCGCGTCGCAGAAGAAGGCGGTTTATACGCAGCGCTACGGGCGGCCCGGTACCGGGGAAGGCTGGCATTTCCTCACGGGCGAAGCGCCGGCGATCGACGCGCTGACCGAATCCGTCGGCTTCAACTACGTCTACGACGAAACGGAAGGGCAGTTCGTCCACGGCAGCGCCATCATGATCATCAGTCCGAAGGGCACGGTTTCGCACTACTTCTTCGGGATCGAGTACCCGTCTGAGGACATCCGGCTGGCCATTATCGAATCTTCCGAGGAAAAACTGGGCAACGTGTTCGACCAGATCATGCTGTACTGTTTCAACTACGATCCCGAGCAGGGCCGGTACGGCGTCGCCATCATGAACGCGATGCGCCTCGCGGGGCTGGCCACGCTGCTGGCCATGGGTTCCTTCATGGTCGTCATGTTCAAGCGGGACCGCCGGCGGCGGCGGGAACGGATCGAACGCGGAGAAGATGCGTAA
- a CDS encoding cytochrome C oxidase subunit IV family protein, protein MTEHAEHGHQAADSHQAEGGHGDHHGPHIATTANYLTIFTALLVLTAVTVWAATLELGFLNTPVAMFIASVKAILVILYFMHLKFSPGQTKLAAAAAIFWLLILLIITFFDYIGRTWQDNPAGW, encoded by the coding sequence ATGACTGAACACGCAGAACACGGCCATCAAGCCGCAGACAGCCATCAAGCCGAAGGCGGCCACGGGGACCACCACGGCCCCCACATCGCCACCACGGCCAACTACCTGACCATCTTCACGGCACTGCTGGTCCTCACCGCCGTGACCGTGTGGGCGGCCACCCTGGAACTGGGCTTTCTCAACACGCCTGTGGCCATGTTCATCGCCAGTGTCAAGGCGATCCTGGTGATCCTGTACTTCATGCACCTGAAGTTCAGCCCCGGCCAGACCAAGCTCGCCGCCGCCGCCGCCATCTTCTGGCTGCTCATTCTCCTCATCATCACCTTCTTCGACTACATCGGCCGCACCTGGCAGGACAATCCCGCGGGCTGGTAG
- a CDS encoding histidine decarboxylase, with protein MTTKPAFPDPVTDSAVLDERSTARLDALYERLTSLRKVSIGYPCNHRFDFAPLYRFMEFAVNNLGDPFSGSNFRMNTHDFEREVIMTFARLTGIDNEDCWGYVTNGGTEGNMYGLYLAREIYPDGIVYFSEDTHYSVSKTLRLQHTRNIMILSGPTGEMDYRDLEESIRIHRDVPPIVFANAGTTMTGAIDRLDRIREVLERQCTPNAYIHVDAAFSGMILPFVDDPPPWHFGDGADSISISGHKMIGSPLPCGVAMVRKTHMERISRSVEYVGALDTTISGSRNAITPLMLWYALRLHGDDGFRDLVGESLRKAAYAEKALNEIGVKAWRNPRSVTVVFPRPPKAIMDKWVLAGSGDIAHLIALPGVSWETLEEFIGDMQRETEKTA; from the coding sequence ATGACCACGAAACCTGCTTTCCCTGACCCGGTTACCGATTCGGCCGTTCTCGACGAGCGGAGCACGGCAAGGCTGGATGCGCTCTACGAGCGACTAACGTCCCTCAGGAAAGTCTCCATCGGCTATCCGTGCAATCACCGGTTCGATTTCGCCCCGCTCTACCGTTTCATGGAGTTTGCCGTCAACAACCTGGGCGATCCGTTTTCGGGCAGCAACTTCCGCATGAACACCCATGACTTCGAACGCGAGGTGATCATGACCTTTGCCCGCCTGACGGGGATCGATAACGAAGATTGCTGGGGATACGTTACCAACGGCGGGACTGAAGGGAACATGTACGGCCTCTATCTCGCCCGGGAAATCTATCCGGACGGCATCGTCTATTTCTCCGAGGATACGCATTACAGCGTCAGCAAGACACTAAGGCTGCAACATACGCGCAATATTATGATCCTAAGCGGCCCTACCGGTGAAATGGACTACCGGGACCTGGAGGAGAGCATCCGGATCCACCGCGATGTGCCGCCCATCGTGTTCGCCAATGCCGGAACGACGATGACGGGCGCCATCGACCGGCTGGACCGCATACGGGAAGTCCTTGAAAGACAGTGCACGCCGAACGCGTACATCCATGTCGACGCGGCCTTTTCAGGCATGATCCTGCCCTTCGTGGACGATCCACCGCCCTGGCACTTCGGCGACGGCGCCGACAGCATTTCTATTTCGGGGCACAAGATGATCGGATCTCCGCTGCCGTGCGGCGTGGCCATGGTACGGAAGACGCACATGGAACGAATTTCCCGTTCGGTCGAATACGTGGGCGCGCTCGACACCACCATAAGCGGATCCAGAAACGCGATCACACCCCTGATGCTCTGGTATGCCCTGCGTTTGCACGGCGACGACGGGTTTCGGGACCTGGTGGGCGAGTCCCTGCGGAAAGCGGCCTATGCGGAGAAGGCGCTGAATGAGATCGGCGTGAAGGCCTGGCGTAATCCACGCTCGGTTACGGTCGTCTTTCCCCGGCCGCCGAAGGCCATCATGGACAAATGGGTGCTGGCCGGTTCCGGCGACATTGCGCACCTCATTGCCTTACCCGGTGTTTCCTGGGAGACGCTTGAGGAATTCATTGGCGATATGCAGCGAGAAACCGAGAAAACCGCATGA
- a CDS encoding cytochrome c, producing MKRSPMTLLYAGFLCVLCLAVTAACRQDMHDQPRAEPFEESDFFGDRRSVRPAVDGTIARGHLRLDEHFYTGKIDGALATTFPSTVTIEMLKRGQERYDIYCAPCHSKTGDGLGMIVQRGMKQPESFHSQRLLDVEVGHYFDVVTNGFGNMYSYEERIDPADRWAIAAYIRALQMSQGAELAELPESDQQRIRQIVEVEE from the coding sequence TTGAAGCGTAGCCCTATGACCCTCCTGTACGCCGGTTTCCTGTGCGTCCTGTGCCTGGCCGTCACGGCGGCCTGCCGGCAGGACATGCACGATCAGCCGCGCGCCGAGCCCTTCGAGGAGAGCGACTTCTTCGGCGACCGGCGGTCGGTGCGTCCCGCGGTGGATGGGACCATTGCCCGGGGCCACCTGAGGCTGGACGAGCATTTCTACACGGGCAAGATCGACGGCGCGCTGGCGACGACGTTCCCCAGCACGGTAACCATTGAAATGCTGAAGCGAGGACAGGAACGGTACGACATCTACTGCGCGCCGTGCCACAGCAAGACGGGAGACGGACTCGGCATGATCGTGCAGCGCGGCATGAAGCAGCCGGAGTCCTTTCACAGCCAGCGGCTCCTCGACGTGGAAGTGGGGCATTACTTCGACGTGGTGACCAACGGCTTCGGCAACATGTACAGTTACGAAGAACGCATCGATCCGGCCGACCGATGGGCCATCGCCGCCTATATCCGGGCGCTGCAGATGAGCCAGGGCGCCGAGTTGGCCGAACTGCCGGAATCCGATCAGCAACGCATCCGGCAAATCGTGGAAGTGGAAGAATGA